A stretch of Eubalaena glacialis isolate mEubGla1 chromosome 10, mEubGla1.1.hap2.+ XY, whole genome shotgun sequence DNA encodes these proteins:
- the KCNK7 gene encoding potassium channel subfamily K member 7 — translation MDSGRHTMGALRPWARYGLLVMAHLLALGLGAAVLQALEGPPALRLQANLRAELATFQAEYGACLPPRALEELLGTALAAQAHGVSSLGNGSETRNWDLPSALLFTASLLTTTGYGHMAPLSAGGKAFCVVYAALGLPASLALVAALCHCLLPLLSHPGAWVAIHWQLTPATAALLQASGQGLLVAGIFVLLPALVLWGLQGDCSLLEAIYFCFSSLSTIGLGDLLPGRDHGLHPVLYYLGQFALLGYLLLGLLAMLLTVETFLELPQVRAMVKFFRSRGPLNAEDEGGILGQDELALSTLPPSAAAPERAPAC, via the exons ATGGACTCTGGGCGGCACACCATGGGGGCTCTGAGGCCCTGGGCCCGATACGGGCTACTGGTTATGGCCCACCTGCTAGCCCTGGGGCTTGGGGCTGCAGTGCTCCAGGCCCTGGAGGGGCCTCCAGCACTCCGGCTCCAGGCCAACCTCAGGGCCGAGCTGGCCACTTTCCAGGCGGAGTACGGGGCCTGCCTGCCACCCAGGGCACTGGAAGAGCTGCTGGGCACCGCCCTGGCAGCCCAGGCCCACGGGGTTTCCAGCCTGGGCAATGGCTCCGAGACCAGGAACTGGGATCTGCCCTCGGCCCTACTCTTCACTGCCAGCCTCCTCACCACCACGG GTTATGGCCACATGGCCCCACTATCGGCAGGTGGAAAGGCCTTCTGTGTGGTCTACGCAGCCCTGGGGCTGCCAGCCTCCTTAGCACTTGTGGCTGCACTGTGCCACTGCCTGCTGCCTCTGCTCAGCCACCCGGGTGCCTGGGTAGCCATCCACTGGCAGCTGACGCCGGCCACGGCTGCGCTACTGCAGGCATCTGGACAGGGCCTGCTAGTGGCTGGTATCTTCGTGCTGCTGCCAGCACTGGTGCTGTGGGGTCTGCAGGGCGACTGCAGCCTGCTGGAGGCCATCTACTTCTGCTTCAGCTCACTCAGCACCATCGGCCTGGGGGACCTGCTGCCTGGCCGTGACCATGGCCTGCATCCAGTGCTTTACTACCTCGGCCAGTTCGCACTTCTGG GTTACTTGCTCCTGGGGCTCCTGGCCATGCTGCTGACCGTGGAGACGTTCTTGGAGCTGCCACAGGTCCGTGCCATGGTGAAGTTCTTCAGGTCCAGGGGCCCTCTGAACGCTGAGGACGAAGGTGGCATCCTAGGCCAGGATGAACTGGCTCTGAGCACCCTGCCACCCTCAGCAGCAGCCCCAGAACGGGCCCCAGCTTGCTGA